A section of the Drosophila sechellia strain sech25 chromosome 3L, ASM438219v1, whole genome shotgun sequence genome encodes:
- the LOC6616274 gene encoding alpha-soluble NSF attachment protein yields MGDNEQKALQLMAEAEKKLTQQKGFLGSLFGGSNKVEDAIECYQRAGNMFKMSKNWTKAGECFCEAATLHARAGSRHDAGTCYVDASNCYKKVDVESAVNCLMKSIDIYTDMGRFTMAAKHHQSIAEMYESDPTSLAKSIQHYEQAADYFKGEESVSSANKCMLKVAQYAAQLEDYEKAISIYEQVAASSLESSLLKYSAKEYFFRAALCHLSVDLLNAQHAIEKYAQQYPAFQDSREFKLIKVLCEHLEEQNIEGFTEAVKDYDSISRLDQWYTTILLRIKKAADEDPDLR; encoded by the exons ATGGGTGACAACGAACAGAAGGCGCTCCAGCTGATGGCCGAGGCGGAGAAGAAGTTGACCCAGCAGAAGGGCTTTCTGGGATCGCTGTTCGG AGGGTCCAACAAGGTGGAGGACGCCATCGAGTGCTACCAGCGGGCGGGCAACATGTTCAAGATGTCCAAGAACTGGACAAAGGCTGGCGAGTGCTTCTGCGAGGCGGCAACTCTCCACGCGCGGGCTGGAAGTCGGCACGATGCCGGAACCTGCTACGTAGACGCCTCCAACTGCTACAAGAAGGTGGACGTGGAGAGCGCCGTCAACTGCCTGATGAAGTCCATCGACATCTACACGGATATGGGCCGCTTCACGATGGCTGCCAAACATCACCAAAGCATAGCCGAGATGTACGAGAGTGATCCCACTAGTCTG GCCAAGTCTATTCAGCACTACGAGCAGGCGGCTGATTACTTCAAGGGTGAAGAGTCGGTCAGTTCGGCCAACAAGTGCATGCTGAAAGTGGCCCAGTACGCCGCCCAACTGGAGGATTACGAGAAAGCAATATCCATATACGAGCAGGTGGCCGCCTCCTCGCTGGAGAGCTCTCTGCTCAAGTACAGTGCCAAGGAGTACTTCTTCAGGGCCGCTCTATGCCACCTCAGCGTGGATCTCCTGAACGCCCAGCATGCCATCGAAAAGTATGCGCAGCAGTACCCAGCATTCCAGGACTCCAGGGAGTTCAAGCTCATCAAG GTGTTGTGCGAGCATCTAGAGGAACAGAACATCGAGGGATTCACAGAGGCCGTCAAGGATTACGACAGCATCTCGCGGTTGGATCAGTGGTACACCACCATCTTGCTGCGGATCAAGAAGGCTGCGGACGAGGATCCCGACCTGCGATAA
- the LOC6616271 gene encoding DCN1-like protein 5 isoform X1 — protein MPRGKRRAADTISNNMDHGQPKRARTSYTSIPTQQSSRRHIRSEDGFNQKRCMAWFQEYTTPDEPETLGPDGMEKFCEDIGVEPENIVMLVLAYKMGATQMGFFSQQEWLKGLTELDCDSAAKMVVKLDYLRSILNDPNSFKSIYRYAYDFAKDSDQRCMDILTAKAMLQLLLGKHWPLYPQFAQFLEQSKYKAINKDQWCNILEFSRTISIDLSNYDIDGAWPVMLDEFVEWLRLQRSQVTSTTGSS, from the exons ATGCCACGGGGAAAACGCCGAGCTGCAGATACTATTAGCAACAACATGGATCATGGTCAACCGAAGAGGGCCCGAACCAGCTACACCAGCATACCCACACAACAGAGCAGCAG ACGCCATATCAGATCGGAAGATGGCTTCAATCAAAAGCGTTGCATGGCATGGTTCCAGGAATACACAACACCAGATGAACCGGAGACATTGG GTCCCGATGGCATGGAGAAGTTCTGCGAGGATATCGGCGTGGAGCCCGAGAATATTGTGATGCTGGTGCTGGCCTACAAAATGGGCGCCACCCAGATGggcttcttcagccagcaggAGTGGCTAAAGGGGCTCACAGAACTCGACTGCGATTCGGCAGCGAAAATGGTTGTGAAACTGGACTATCTGCGCAGCATACTCAACGATCCCAACTCCTTTAAAAGCATCTACAGATACGCCTACGACTTTGCCAAG GACTCGGACCAACGGTGTATGGATATACTCACTGCCAAAGCCATGCTTCAACTTCTTTTGGGCAAACATTGGCCTCTGTATCCACAGTTCGCACAGTTTCTGGAGCAATCAAAGTACAAGGCGATCAACAAAGATCAGTGGTGTAATATTCTCGAGTTCTCGCGCACCATTAGCATTGATCTATCAAACTACGATATTGACGGAGCTT GGCCCGTCATGCTGGATGAGTTTGTGGAATGGCTGCGCCTGCAGCGGAGCCAGGTCACCTCCACAACTGGATCTAGCTGA
- the LOC6616275 gene encoding serine protease inhibitor 77Ba, producing MGKIADCLMLWIPLLLGAIFLCSAVPQNNQAPLQLSVGNPLTAFTAPTAFQSGVSHIQSMRSNFDTDVLVSISQGVQDFALDLLQRISVEVEKTNKDFMISPFSVWSLLVLLYEGSEGETHNQLKKSLRINVEDEKLRGAYKVWSSFLNITTSTIEVATLQAIYTGKGYPIKNNYRDAIQNYNVQPMEVDFYSPDSVIQINEDTNRTTRGLIPYTILPQDVYGAKMFLLSSLYFKGQWKFPFNKTLTREEPFFSESGEVIGKIPMMVQEANFAYVSNVEGLDGYVLELPYGTQDRLAMIVVLPKRGFKLNDVANNLKALGLRPILQRLAAFRSRASEDNEVEVMMPKFVTATDFTLKGVLIQMGIRDLFDENTANLNRMSSGLFAKLVVHSTKIIVDEQGTTAGAVTEAALANKATPPKFLLNRPFQYMIVEKATGLLLFAGQVRNPKAA from the exons ATGGGTAAAATCGCAG ATTGCTTGATGCTATGGATTCCACTACTCTTGGGAGCCATCTTCCTGTGCTCGGCGGTTCCTCAAAACAACCAAGCGCCCCTGCAGCTTTCAGTGGGCAATCCCCTTACCGCATTCACAGCTCCCACGGCTTTTCAAAGTGGCGTCAGCCATATCCAGTCCATGAGAAGCAACTTCGACACGGATGTCCTGGTCAGCATTTCGCAGGGGGTCCAGGACTTCGCCCTCGATCTTCTGCAGCGCATATCCGTCGAAGTGGAGAAGACCAACAAGGATTTCATGATATCGCCCTTCTCCGTCTGGTCACTCCTGGTGCTCCTCTACGAGGGATCCGAGGGAGAGACGCACAACCAGTTGAAAAAAAGCCTGCGGATCAATGTCGAGGACGAAAAGCTTCGGGGCGCCTACAAGGTGTGGAGCTCATTTCTGAA CATCACCACTTCCACCATCGAAGTAGCCACCCTGCAGGCCATATACACCGGCAAGGGGTATCCCATCAAGAACAACTACCGCGATGCTATTCAGAACTACAATGTGCAGCCGATGGAAGTGGACTTCTATAGCCCGGATTCGGTGATCCAGATCAACGAGGACACAAATCGCACGACCCGCGGTCTTATTCCTTATACCATTCTGCCACAGGATGTATATGGAGCGAAGATGTTTCTGCTCTCGTCTCTGTACTTCAAGGGCCAATGGAAG TTTCCCTTCAACAAAACGCTGACAAGAGAGGAACCCTTCTTCAGCGAGAGCGGCGAGGTCATCGGAAAGATTCCCATGATGGTGCAGGAAGCGAACTTCGCCTACGTCTCAAACGTAGAGGGCTTGGATGGCTATGTGCTGGAGCTGCCCTACGGCACCCAGGACCGTCTGGCGATGATCGTGGTGCTGCCCAAGCGCGGATTCAAGCTAAATGACGTAGCCAATAATCTGAAGGCCTTGGGATTGAGGCCCATCCTGCAGCGACTGGCGGCATTCAGGAGCAGGGCCTCCGAGGACAACGAAGTGGAGGTCATGATGCCCAAGTTTGTGACTGCCACAGATTTCACTCTTAAGGGAGTCCTCATCCAG ATGGGCATTCGCGATCTGTTCGACGAGAATACCGCCAACCTGAACCGAATGTCGTCCGGCTTGTTTGCCAAGCTGGTCGTCCACTCAACCAAGATCATTGTGGACGAGCAGGGAACCACGGCGGGAGCCGTCACGGAGGCAGCGCTGgccaacaaggccacaccgccCAAGTTCCTGCTCAACCGGCCCTTCCAGTATATGATCGTAGAGAAGGCAACCGGACTACTCCTCTTCGCCGGACAAGTGCGGAATCCCAAGGCGGCCTAA
- the LOC6616280 gene encoding retinoblastoma-binding protein 5 homolog: protein MNLELLESFGQNYPEEFDGSLDCISLAVTCAFNKYGTLLAVGCNDGRIVIWDFLTRGIAKIISAHVHPVCSLSWTRNGHKLLSASTDNNVCIWDVLTGELEHKYRFPSPVLKVQFDPRNDNRLLVCPMRYAAVLVEVGGTHRCLPLDSDGDLNIVASFDRRGKHIYTGNAKGKILVLDVETFEVVASFRIIVGTSSATAVKSIEFARRGDAFLINTSDRVIRVYDSKEIITLGKDGEPEPIQKLQDLVNKTTWKKCCFSGDGEYICAGSARQHALYIWEKSIGNLVKILHGTKGELLLDVVWHPVRPIIASISSGLVSIWAQNQVENWSAFAPDFKELDENVEYEERESEFDIADEDKSVDLNADAQQDEEIEVDVQKVEPVAAFCSSDEEGEDENALQFLPMAPEVEDPEDGWAGQDGLEPSAVMLSHMEPHDYEDDIMASKRRRMQLYDVSLPDAPTDETHPLISSKAGKDKQQPVGGKKAAGRTKK from the exons ATGAATTTGGAGCTACTAG AATCATTCGGACAGAACTACCCAGAGGAGTTCGACGGCTCGCTGGATTGCATTTCGTTGGCCGTGACATGTGCCTTTAACAAATACGGAACCCTTTTGGCCGTGGGATGCAATGATGGCCGCATTGTAATCTGGGATTTTCTGACGAGGGGCATTGCCAAGATTATTTCGGCCCATGTGCATCCCGTTTGCAGTCTCAGTTGGACCAGGAATGGTCACAAG TTACTTTCAGCTTCCACGGACAACAATGTCTGCATTTGGGATGTGCTAACCGGCGAGCTGGAACACAAGTACAGGTTTCCATCGCCTGTGCTGAAAGTACAGTTCGATCCCCGAAATGACAACCGACTTTTGGTGTGCCCCATGCGATATGCCGCCGTTCTTGTAGAGGTCGGCGGAACTCACCGCTGCCTGCCCTTGGATTCCGAT GGCGACTTGAACATCGTGGCTTCTTTCGATCGCAGAGGCAAACACATCTACACAGGCAACGCCAAGGGAAAAATACTCGTACTGGATGTTGAAACCTTTGAGGTGGTCGCCAGTTTTCGCATTATTGTAGGCACCTCAAGTGCAACGGCTGTCAAAAGCATCGAGTTTGCGAGGCGTGGAGA CGCATTTCTTATCAACACCTCAGATCGAGTTATTCGTGTTTACGACTCAAAAGAAATAATCACTCTAGGCAAAGACGGCGAACCGGAACCCATACAAAAGCTACAGGACTTGGTCAATAA AACCACCTGGAAAAAGTGCTGCTTCTCTGGTGATGGGGAGTACATTTGCGCTGGCAGTGCTCGCCAGCATGCTCTTTACATATGGGAAAAGTCTATTGGAAACCTGGTGAAGATCCTGCATGGCACCAAGGGTGAGCTGCTCTTGGACGTGGTGTGGCATCCTGTGCGGCCTATCATTGCCAGCATCAGCTCCGGACTGGTATCCATTTGGGCCCAAAATCAAGTGGAAAACTGGTCTGCCTTTGCACCAGATTTCAAGGAATTAGATGAAAACGTAGAATACGAGGAGCGGGAGTCAGAGTTCGACATTGCGGACGAAGACAAGTCTGTGGATCTGAACGCAGACGCGCAACAGGACGAGGAAATTGAGGTGGACGTGCAGAAAGTGGAGCCGGTGGCTGCCTTTTGCTCCTCCGACGAAGAAGGCGAGGACGAGAATGCGCTGCAGTTTTTACCCATGGCACCAGAAGTGGAAGATCCCGAGGATGGCTGGGCCGGTCAGGACGGACTGGAGCCCAGTGCAGTTATGCTTAGCCACATGGAACCACATGACTATGAGGACGACATAATGGCTTCCAAGCGACGACGAATGCAGCTCTATGATGTCAGCTTACCTGATGCACCCACTGATG AAACACATCCCCTCATTTCTAGCAAGGCCGGCAAAGATAAACAACAGCCCGTGGGTGGCAAAAAAGCCGCCGGGCGTACCAAGAAATAA
- the LOC6616273 gene encoding serine/threonine-protein kinase polo encodes MAAKPEDKSTDIPDRLVDINQRKTYKRMRFFGKGGFAKCYEIIDVETDDVFAGKIVSKKLMIKHNQKEKTAQEITIHRSLNHPNIVKFHNYFEDSQNIYIVLELCKKRSMMELHKRRKSITEFECRYYIYQIIQGVKYLHDNRIIHRDLKLGNLFLNDLLHVKIGDFGLATRIEYEGERKKTLCGTPNYIAPEILTKKGHSFEVDIWSIGCVMYTLLVGQPPFETKTLKDTYSKIKKCEYRVPSYLRKPAADMVIAMLQPNPESRPAIGQLLNFEFLKGSKVPMFLPSSCLTMAPRIGSNDTIEDSMHRKPLMEMNGIRPDDTRLESTFLKANLHDAITASAQVCRHSEDYRSDIESLYQQLTNLINGKPRILQGNLGDENTDPAAQPLFWISKWVDYSDKYGFGYQLCDEGIGVMFNDTTKLILLPNQINVHFIDKDGKETYMTTTDYCKSLDKKMKLLSYFKRYMIEHLVKAGANNVNIESDQISRMPHLHSWFRTTCAVVMHLTNGSVQLNFSDHMKLILCPRMSAITYMDQEKNFRTYRFSTIVENGVSKDLYQKIRYAQEKLRKMLEKMFT; translated from the exons ATGGCCGCGAAGCCCGAGGATAAGAGCACGGATATTCCGGATCGCCTCGTCGACATCAACCAGCGGAAAACCTACAAGCGCATGCGGTTCTTCGGCAAG GGCGGGTTTGCAAAATGTTACGAGATCATCGATGTGGAAACCGACGACGTCTTCGCCGGCAAGATAGTGTCCAAGAAGCTGATGATCAAACACAATCAGAAGGAGAAGACCGCCCAGGAGATAACAATTCACCGCAGCCTTAACCATCCGAACATTGTCAAGTTTCACAACTACTTTGAAGACTCGCAGAATATCTACATTGTGCTGGAGCTGTGCAAGAAAAGA TCCATGATGGAGCTGCACAAACGTAGGAAAAGCATTACGGAGTTTGAGTGCCGCTACTACATTTACCAGATAATCCAGGGCGTTAAGTACTTGCACGATAACCGCATTATCCATCGAGATCTGAAGCTGGGCAATCTCTTCCTCAACGATTTGTTGCACGTGAAGATCGGCGACTTTGGGTTGGCCACGCGCATTGAGTACGAGGGCGAGCGAAAGAAGACCTTGTGCGGCACCCCCAACTATATAGCCCCGGAGATCCTCACCAAGAAGGGCCACTCCTTCGAGGTGGACATCTGGTCGATTGGCTGCGTCATGTACACACTGCTTGTGGGCCAGCCGCCGTTCGAAACCAAGACTCTGAAGGATACCTACTCGAAGATCAAGAAGTGCGAGTACCGCGTGCCCAGCTACTTAAGGAAACCGGCGGCGGATATGGTCATCGCCATGCTGCAGCCAAATCCGGAGAGCCGCCCGGCAATCGGTCAGCTGCTGAACTTTGAGTTCCTCAAGGGCTCAAAGGTGCCCATGTTCTTGCCCAGCTCTTGTTTGACAATGGCGCCGCGTATCGGCAGCAACGACACCATCGAGGATTCGATGCACCGCAAGCCGCTGATGGAGATGAACGGCATCAGGCCCGACGACACCCGTCTGGAGTCGACCTTCCTCAAGGCCAATCTGCACGACGCCATTACCGCGTCAGCGCAGGTGTGCCGCCACAGCGAGGACTATCGCAGCGATATCGAGAGCCTGTACCAGCAGCTCACCAATCTTATCAACGGAAAG CCGCGCATACTGCAAGGCAATCTGGGCGACGAGAACACAGATCCTGCAGCGCAGCCGCTCTTCTGGATATCCAAGTGGGTTGACTACAGCGACAAGTACGGATTTGGTTACCAGCTGTGCGACGAGGGTATCGGCGTGATGTTCAACGACACCACAAAGCTGATCCTGCTGCCGAATCAGATCAACGTGCACTTCATCGACAAGGATGGCAAGGAGACGTACATGACCACCACGGATTACTGCAAGTCGCTTGACAAGAAGATGAAGCTGCTGTCGTACTTCAAACGCTACATGATCGAGCACCTGGTGAAGGCAGGTGCCAACAATGTAAACATTGAGAGCGATCAGATCTCGCGTATGCCCCATTTACACTCCTGGTTCCGTACAACATGTGCCGTAGTTATGCATTTGACCAACGGCTCTGTGCAG CTGAACTTCTCAGATCACATGAAGCTCATCCTCTGCCCGCGCATGAGTGCTATAACCTATATGGACCAGGAGAAGAACTTCCGCACCTACCGATTCTCGACCATTGTGGAGAACGGCGTGTCTAAAGACTTGTACCAGAAGATCCGATATGCCCAGGAGAAACTTAGGAAAATGCTGGAGAAGATGTTCACTTAA
- the LOC6616271 gene encoding DCN1-like protein 4 isoform X2: MAERHIRSEDGFNQKRCMAWFQEYTTPDEPETLGPDGMEKFCEDIGVEPENIVMLVLAYKMGATQMGFFSQQEWLKGLTELDCDSAAKMVVKLDYLRSILNDPNSFKSIYRYAYDFAKDSDQRCMDILTAKAMLQLLLGKHWPLYPQFAQFLEQSKYKAINKDQWCNILEFSRTISIDLSNYDIDGAWPVMLDEFVEWLRLQRSQVTSTTGSS, translated from the exons ATGGCAGA ACGCCATATCAGATCGGAAGATGGCTTCAATCAAAAGCGTTGCATGGCATGGTTCCAGGAATACACAACACCAGATGAACCGGAGACATTGG GTCCCGATGGCATGGAGAAGTTCTGCGAGGATATCGGCGTGGAGCCCGAGAATATTGTGATGCTGGTGCTGGCCTACAAAATGGGCGCCACCCAGATGggcttcttcagccagcaggAGTGGCTAAAGGGGCTCACAGAACTCGACTGCGATTCGGCAGCGAAAATGGTTGTGAAACTGGACTATCTGCGCAGCATACTCAACGATCCCAACTCCTTTAAAAGCATCTACAGATACGCCTACGACTTTGCCAAG GACTCGGACCAACGGTGTATGGATATACTCACTGCCAAAGCCATGCTTCAACTTCTTTTGGGCAAACATTGGCCTCTGTATCCACAGTTCGCACAGTTTCTGGAGCAATCAAAGTACAAGGCGATCAACAAAGATCAGTGGTGTAATATTCTCGAGTTCTCGCGCACCATTAGCATTGATCTATCAAACTACGATATTGACGGAGCTT GGCCCGTCATGCTGGATGAGTTTGTGGAATGGCTGCGCCTGCAGCGGAGCCAGGTCACCTCCACAACTGGATCTAGCTGA
- the LOC116801149 gene encoding retinoblastoma-binding protein 5 homolog yields MTGQCGPSSSGLKSIEFARRGDAFLINTSDRVIRVYDSKEIITLGKDGEPEPIQKLQDLVNKTTWKKCCFSGDGEYICAGSARQHALYTREKSIGNLVKILRGTKGELQKTHPIISSKASKDKQQM; encoded by the exons ATGACAGGACAATGTGGTCCATCGTCTTCTGGCTTAAAAAGCATCGAGTTTGCGAGGCGTGGAGA CGCATTTCTTATCAACACCTCAGATCGAGTTATTCGTGTTTACGACTCAAAAGAAATAATCACTCTAGGCAAAGACGGCGAACCGGAACCCATACAAAAGCTACAAGACTTGGTCAATAA AACCACCTGGAAAAAGTGCTGCTTCTCCGGTGATGGGGAGTACATTTGCGCTGGCAGTGCTCGCCAGCATGCTCTTTACACAAGGGAAAAGTCTATTGGAAACCTGGTGAAGATCCTGCGTGGCACCAAGGGTGAGCTGCAGAAAACGCATCCCATCATTTCTAGCAAGGCCAGCAAAGATAAACAACAGATGTAA
- the LOC6616272 gene encoding lysosome-associated membrane glycoprotein 5 has translation MMKLSGLRQSLPRDKGLGNCLNVTLIYSALLALFMTAAQGLQLSAFTTKTPRVSKYTTKSPSASSMNHDATASLYRFNATNGITCILMQVDGLISIKYRNKLNEDVEADLYMPDDPQLSGECVESNMEILTMDFKGFRLSMTFKKSSGGEGWYINLFELTYSSSNWLFEHPDRPNLDVRLTSPAQTPMYFPTPVGKSYVCDKEQTVIMYAPHDSGDLSGHIAKLYLRDMHMQSFMFKDSGKWGPSFHCSATGSYRDETAPLAVGTALAIAVLLTISGYGGWRYFKIKKVQYGSME, from the exons ATGATGAAACTGTCCGGTCTTAGGCAGTCCTTACCCAGGGACAAAGGATTGGGCAACTGCCTCAACGTGACACTGATTTACTCAGCGCTGCTAGCACTTTTCA TGACCGCCGCCCAGGGACTGCAGCTGAGTGCCTTCACAACGAAGACGCCGCGGGTCAGCAAGTACACAACCAAGTCGCCATCG GCCTCCTCCATGAACCACGATGCCACCGCCTCGCTGTATCGTTTCAATGCCACCAACGGCATCACCTGCATCCTGATGCAGGTGGACGGACTAATCAGCATTAAGTACCGGAACAAGCTGAACGAGGATGTGGAGGCCGATTTGTACATGCCGGATGATCCCCAGCTGAGTGGCGAGTGCGTCGAGTCCAACATGGAAATTCTCACCATGGACTTTAAGGGTTTCCGGCTGTCCATGACATTTAAAAAG TCGTCCGGCGGCGAGGGTTGGTATATCAACCTGTTCGAACTGACCTACTCGTCCTCCAACTGGCTGTTCGAGCACCCCGATCGTCCCAACCTGGACGTGAGGCTGACCTCGCCCGCCCAGACGCCGATGTACTTCCCCACGCCGGTGGGCAAGTCCTATGTCTGCGACAAGGAGCAGACTGTGATCATGTACGCCCCGCACGATTCCGGCGACCTGTCGGGCCATATAGCCAAGCTGTATCTGCGCGACATGCACATGCAGAGCTTCATGTTCAAGGACAGCGGCAAGTGGGGCCCGTCCTTCCACTGCAGCGCCACAGGATCCTATCGCGACGAGACGGCCCCCCTGGCCGTGGGAACTGCACTGGCGATTGCCGTGCTACTGACCATATCCGGATACGGCGGTTGGAG GTACTTCAAAATCAAGAAGGTTCAGTACGGTTCCATGGAGTGA
- the LOC6616276 gene encoding serine protease inhibitor 77Ba, with the protein MKLGFLGLFGMVLSLRGYQCIVREQTKSPFLKTTEGRTQFAIKMLQIESTHIKQENFAMSPFSTWSLMLLFFEAANVGKYAYNELRDVLDLSWEYPKLRRWYEAARVNHHFDSENTKLFSLRYAYYDDDKDITFVEGFNSTVLSGEGNVVLKEGQPRAVKFTEGASEIINADIAKASHGKILGSYSRSTFNRTDTILGLTVSYFKAKWEYPFDKSQTKVEQFYDSSGKPAGKVDMMVQTGKFAYIRSIRRLDADFLMLPFGEHELVMIVILPKPSHSVSQVLNQFKSYGLQSILDKLGASKNETDVEVKLPKFDTLSVLPLVGPLFEAGLTELNNEFADLERMVIADGFRGTYLSHYDQFARIVVDEEGLPDAVPQKSSGADNKFKFHMNRPFAYFVLQKSFKLLLHSGVFQKGEVQ; encoded by the exons ATGAAGCTCGGATTTCTGGGGCTTTTTGGCATGGTGCTCAGTTTGCGGGGCTATCAATGTATAGTTCGTGAACAAACGAAAAGTCCATTTCTAAAAACGACGGAAGGAAGAACGCAATTTGCCATCAAAATGCTGCAAATCGAATCCACGCATATAAAGCAGGAAAACTTTGCAATGTCGCCATTTTCCACGTGGTCACTCATGCTCCTGTTTTTCGAGGCAGCGAATGTGGGAAAGTATGCCTACAACGAGCTGCGTGATGTCCTGGATCTCTCTTGGGAATATCCAAAACTGCGCAGGTGGTACGAGGCTGCCCGTGTTAATCATCA TTTCGATTCGGAAAACACAAAATTGTTTTCGCTGCGTTACGCTTACTACGACGATGATAAAGATATAACATTCGTGGAAGGATTCAATAGTACAGTTCTTAGTGGAGAAGGAAATGTGGTCCTTAAGGAGGGCCAGCCAAGGGCTGTAAAGTTCACCGAGGGGGCGAGTGAAATAATCAACGCCGACATCGCCAAAGCCTCTCATGGGAAAATCTTAGGTTCCTATAGCCGTAGCACGTTCAATAGAACAGACACGATTCTGGGGCTTACTGTTAGCTACTTTAAGGCCAAGTGGGAG TATCCATTCGATAAGTCCCAGACGAAAGTGGAGCAGTTTTACGACTCCAGCGGCAAGCCGGCAGGTAAGGTGGATATGATGGTGCAAACGGGGAAGTTTGCCTACATCAGAAGTATAAGGCGTCTGGATGCGGATTTCCTGATGCTACCTTTTGGGGAACATGAGCTAGTAATGATCGTCATACTGCCGAAGCCATCCCACAGCGTTAGCCAGGTGCTCAACCAATTCAAAAGCTACGGACTGCAGTCCATCCTTGACAAGCTCGGGGCCTCCAAGAATGAAACTGATGTAGAAGTCAAGCTTCCCAAGTTCGATACGCTATCCGTACTTCCACTCGTGGGTCCATTATTCGAG GCTGGACTAACGGAGCTGAACAACGAGTTCGCAGATCTAGAGCGAATGGTGATTGCCGACGGTTTCAGAGGAACGTACCTCTCCCACTACGACCAATTCGCTCGGATCGTCGTAGATGAAGAGGGTTTGCCTGATGCTGTTCCGCAGAAATCTTCTGGAGCAGATAACAAGTTCAAGTTCCATATGAACAGGCCGTTTGCATACTTTGTCTTACAAAAATCATTCAAATTGCTCCTTCACTCCGGAGTCTTCCAGAAAGGTGAGGTCCAGTAA